One window of the Pseudofrankia sp. DC12 genome contains the following:
- a CDS encoding ATP/GTP-binding protein → MAYESSDHRRVNSSVATTSVKIVVAGGFGAGKTTFVGSVSEIVPLRTEAVMTEAGAHVDDLTHLVDKTTTTVAMDFGRVSLDEDLILYLFGTPGQYRFWFMWDDIVRGAIGAIVLTDTRRLADCFAAVDYFEQRQLPFVIGLNCFDGVLRHSIEDVREALQISPAVPIITCDARNRDSTKTALIAVVEHTMSRAALRA, encoded by the coding sequence GTGGCCTACGAAAGCTCTGACCACAGACGCGTCAACTCATCGGTCGCGACCACCTCGGTCAAGATCGTTGTTGCCGGCGGTTTCGGCGCGGGGAAGACCACCTTCGTGGGCTCCGTCTCGGAGATCGTCCCGCTGCGCACCGAGGCCGTCATGACCGAGGCCGGCGCGCACGTCGATGACCTGACTCACCTGGTCGACAAGACCACGACCACGGTGGCGATGGACTTCGGCCGGGTGTCACTCGACGAGGACCTGATCCTCTACCTGTTCGGCACGCCGGGGCAGTACCGGTTCTGGTTCATGTGGGACGACATTGTCCGGGGCGCGATCGGCGCGATCGTGCTTACGGACACGCGCCGTCTCGCCGACTGTTTCGCCGCCGTCGACTACTTCGAGCAGCGTCAGCTGCCGTTCGTCATCGGTCTGAACTGCTTCGACGGGGTGCTGCGGCACTCGATCGAGGACGTTCGCGAGGCGCTGCAGATCAGCCCGGCGGTGCCGATCATCACCTGCGACGCCCGCAACCGTGACTCGACGAAGACCGCGCTGATCGCGGTGGTCGAGCACACGATGTCCCGCGCCGCGCTGCGCGCGTAG
- a CDS encoding WhiB family transcriptional regulator, with the protein MTDVRRLPGPGAEKWEWQLHGACRGESTELFFHPEGERGPARAAREAAAKAICARCSVIKECAEHALSAREPYGVWGGMSESEREAILTGRTRRGGTRQNNVPVGHVANHAADTDEAYRQAPVVA; encoded by the coding sequence ATGACCGACGTCCGACGTCTGCCTGGACCCGGCGCGGAGAAATGGGAGTGGCAGTTGCACGGCGCCTGCCGGGGGGAGAGCACCGAGCTCTTCTTCCACCCGGAGGGCGAGCGTGGCCCGGCCCGGGCGGCTCGCGAGGCGGCCGCGAAGGCCATCTGCGCGCGCTGTTCGGTGATCAAGGAGTGTGCTGAGCACGCGTTGTCCGCCCGCGAGCCCTACGGGGTCTGGGGCGGGATGAGCGAGTCCGAGCGGGAGGCGATCCTGACCGGCCGGACCCGGCGTGGCGGCACGCGCCAGAACAACGTGCCGGTGGGGCACGTCGCGAACCACGCGGCGGACACCGACGAGGCCTACCGCCAGGCGCCCGTCGTCGCCTGA
- a CDS encoding DUF5319 domain-containing protein, which yields MERVSDEPIDPFADDPEDPASELAQLDLGEDLLEPLSLHEREEVLAELGDLDVFRTLLEPRGYRGLVVDCEGCAEPHYFDWDLLTGNLRHLLNEGRTRVHEPAFAPDPSCYVSWDYARGYADGVCENSEASEA from the coding sequence GTGGAGCGAGTGAGCGACGAGCCCATCGACCCGTTCGCGGACGACCCGGAGGACCCGGCGTCCGAGCTCGCCCAGCTTGACCTGGGTGAGGACCTGCTCGAGCCGCTCTCGCTACACGAACGCGAGGAAGTCCTCGCGGAGCTCGGTGACCTGGACGTGTTCCGGACCCTGCTGGAGCCGCGCGGCTACCGCGGGCTGGTGGTCGACTGCGAGGGCTGCGCCGAGCCGCACTACTTCGACTGGGACCTGCTGACCGGCAACCTGCGCCACCTGCTCAACGAGGGCCGGACCCGGGTACACGAGCCCGCGTTCGCCCCTGACCCGAGCTGCTACGTCTCGTGGGACTACGCCCGCGGCTATGCGGACGGCGTCTGCGAGAACTCGGAGGCCTCCGAGGCCTGA
- the guaB gene encoding IMP dehydrogenase: MDAPVATPTPIAAAPSARPAAAGDPVAELAGAPDLADQAATAALPTTKLAMLGLTYDDVLLLPAASDVVPAEVDTSTRLSRNIRLAIPLVSSAMDTVTEHRMAIAMARQGGVGVLHRNLSVEDQAQQVDMVKRSESGMISAPITCGPAASIDEANAMMARYRISGVPVTGEDGTLLGIVTNRDIRFERDFARPVREVMTPMPLITAPVGVSSDEALRLLRQHKIEKLPIVDDRGRLCGLITVKDFTKRERYPLATKDVDGRLMVGAAIGVGEDAFKRAQVLVSAGVDFLVVDTAHGHQRAVPEMVRRIKAEWPRGIAGRPLDVIGGNVATAAGAATLVAAGADAVKVGVGPGSICTTRVVAGVGVPQVTAIYEAARAARPHGVPVIGDGGLQHSGDIAKALTVGADTVMLGSLLAGVDESPGELIFINGKQYKAYRGMGSLGAMRSRGGARSYSKDRYFQDDVLSDDKLVPEGIEGQVPYRGSLAAVAHQLVGGLRAGMGYAGAPTVRHLQEHGQLVRITTAGLIESHPHDIQMTVEAPNYTGR, translated from the coding sequence ATGGACGCTCCCGTCGCCACCCCGACCCCGATCGCGGCCGCGCCGTCGGCCCGGCCCGCGGCGGCCGGAGACCCCGTCGCCGAACTGGCCGGAGCTCCCGACCTCGCCGACCAGGCCGCGACCGCGGCGCTGCCGACGACGAAGCTCGCGATGCTCGGCCTGACCTACGACGACGTCCTGCTGCTGCCCGCGGCCTCGGACGTCGTCCCGGCCGAGGTCGACACCTCGACCCGGCTCTCGCGCAACATCCGGCTGGCCATCCCGCTGGTCTCCTCCGCGATGGACACCGTCACCGAGCACCGGATGGCGATCGCGATGGCCCGCCAGGGCGGCGTCGGGGTACTGCACCGCAACCTGTCCGTCGAGGACCAGGCGCAGCAGGTCGACATGGTGAAGCGGTCCGAGTCCGGCATGATCAGCGCCCCGATCACCTGCGGCCCCGCGGCCTCCATCGACGAGGCGAACGCGATGATGGCCCGTTACCGGATCTCGGGCGTGCCGGTCACCGGCGAGGACGGCACGCTGCTGGGCATCGTCACCAACCGCGACATCCGCTTCGAGCGCGACTTCGCCCGCCCGGTCCGCGAGGTGATGACGCCGATGCCGCTGATCACCGCGCCGGTCGGGGTCAGCAGCGACGAGGCGCTGCGGCTGCTGCGCCAGCACAAGATCGAGAAACTCCCGATCGTGGACGACCGCGGCCGGCTGTGCGGGCTGATCACCGTCAAGGACTTCACCAAGCGGGAGCGCTACCCGCTCGCCACCAAGGACGTGGACGGCCGCCTCATGGTCGGCGCCGCGATCGGTGTCGGCGAGGACGCGTTCAAGCGGGCCCAGGTTCTGGTCTCCGCCGGCGTCGACTTCCTCGTTGTCGACACCGCGCACGGCCACCAGCGGGCGGTGCCCGAGATGGTGCGCCGGATCAAGGCGGAGTGGCCGCGGGGCATCGCCGGCCGGCCGCTGGACGTCATCGGCGGCAACGTGGCCACCGCCGCCGGTGCCGCGACGCTGGTCGCCGCGGGCGCGGACGCCGTCAAGGTCGGAGTGGGCCCCGGCTCGATCTGCACCACCCGGGTCGTCGCCGGCGTCGGCGTCCCCCAGGTCACCGCCATCTACGAGGCGGCTCGCGCGGCCCGCCCGCACGGCGTCCCGGTCATCGGCGACGGCGGCCTGCAGCACTCCGGCGACATCGCCAAGGCGCTCACGGTCGGCGCGGACACCGTGATGCTCGGCAGCCTGCTGGCCGGCGTCGACGAGAGCCCGGGCGAGCTGATCTTCATCAACGGTAAGCAGTACAAGGCCTACCGCGGGATGGGATCGCTCGGCGCGATGCGCAGCCGAGGCGGTGCGAGGTCGTACTCCAAGGACAGGTACTTCCAGGACGATGTGCTCTCGGACGACAAGCTCGTCCCCGAGGGCATCGAGGGGCAGGTGCCCTACCGCGGCTCGCTGGCCGCCGTCGCCCACCAGCTCGTCGGCGGCCTGCGCGCCGGCATGGGCTACGCCGGCGCCCCCACCGTCCGCCACCTGCAGGAACACGGCCAGCTCGTCCGGATCACCACCGCCGGGCTGATCGAGAGCCACCCCCACGACATCCAGATGACGGTCGAGGCACCCAATTACACCGGCCGCTAA
- a CDS encoding sensor histidine kinase, which translates to MASSTGLAADPMPMPAPGAPVLEDGGRGERPAAARPPDGGGGSRGGRGVLSSPSSWRVRTKLIAILAIPVVAIIVNALIDASSVLTSTRDINRVSHLITIDRAALDLASELERERTFTAEYVALRATNQNPASDPVLARQREVDTSYKAYLTVADSQRGSFSPQVNEALDAAATGLDGLPAKRAAIGRLTDPVSVTTSYDSMIEPLIDLVGLIPQGNDDRQLDSSVEAALHLVRATDLLAQQQAQVNTFLVSELPFTSDEFRSVLSTDAERSNELDQFDKAASQSQKTLYEQALDPRTNGDVFNTLKNTDRVLNSTVGQPLNDGQIDQIESTKWLQNTRAMITVSYSVADGMLDQINSRVGVLRSGIQRQAILSALFTVLILAAALTITLVVAQSLIRPLFALRTAALDIAERRLPDAVRRLRDSSDQVIDDEVETVGIDTDEEIGEVARAFDQVHHEAVRLASEQAVLRNNANAMFVNLSRRSQGLVERQLRLIDDLENREQDPDQLANLFKLDHLATRMRRNNESLLVLAGTDTARRWTHPVPLNEVVLAAISEVEQYTRVKQTTAAPVSIAGNGVSDVVHLIAELLENATSYSPPATDVVVTSHSLGPGAGAMIEIVDMGIGMPAKDLERVNERLANPPVVDVSVSRTMGLFAVGRLASRHGIRVQLRESPSRGITAVIRLPAKLVTGDTVGAGTGPGAQRPGAPAAISRPGPDTGSRPGFAGISGPGSGRPELDAGPGGPGTGPVRHQAFGGGPQQFGLGQENGRGRPQPDGYDEPDERFGPPSGALPAIDSGRFGPPPLAIGPGSQQGPGGQQGPGGPRTGPVPLPARDQQPRYTEEDTQRFGAFPGTQPPTDPHQQRGYQPEREEPRFDEPRYEVPQFEEPRFDEPGHDDRRGPRTGPVDPRESWSGEFPVQRPVSPDSLDHTGPMQRPGTSPIPMPDRARQADNGYQGDSGYRDSSGYQDDGYQRDAGYQNGAGYRGPAQADPQENVFARPAHRPEPEPVDVPRPRWEEPATGGYARPRPEDTGELYVGEGEDVDTTPIFDSVSAWFQRRSPDDEPRRAPDPVVESTPPAAFTAPRASAGMRVMGNGGLGDGQLHRPEPAPAPAQMPMRPAASLRTDNGTGGGTGPSTGGLNGGGYRQPAAYAEQQTGPRAAEPPLPVRGVEPSLPVRGADAPLPVRGGGEPRSWESAGDAGWQAAEALRQPADGSQASTTKSGLPLRVPMTHLIPGSAEPASNRKPPPRPADAATRSPEAVGGRLASFYQGVRQGRDMGAETRSARRDGQEER; encoded by the coding sequence ATGGCCAGCAGCACGGGCCTCGCCGCAGACCCGATGCCGATGCCGGCGCCGGGCGCTCCCGTCCTGGAAGACGGGGGCCGCGGTGAGCGCCCCGCTGCGGCTCGACCCCCCGACGGGGGCGGCGGGAGTCGCGGTGGCCGCGGCGTCCTGTCCAGTCCGTCGAGCTGGCGGGTTCGTACCAAGCTGATCGCGATCCTCGCGATCCCGGTCGTTGCGATCATCGTCAACGCCCTGATCGACGCGAGTTCGGTGCTCACCAGTACCCGGGACATCAACCGGGTCTCGCACCTGATCACCATCGACCGCGCCGCACTCGACCTCGCGTCCGAGCTCGAACGTGAACGCACCTTCACCGCCGAATATGTGGCCCTGCGGGCGACCAACCAGAATCCCGCCTCCGACCCGGTCCTGGCCCGCCAGCGCGAGGTCGACACCTCGTACAAGGCATACCTGACCGTGGCCGACAGCCAGCGTGGCTCGTTCAGCCCCCAGGTCAACGAGGCGCTCGACGCGGCCGCCACCGGCCTGGACGGCCTGCCGGCCAAGCGCGCGGCCATCGGCAGGCTGACCGACCCGGTCTCGGTCACGACCTCGTACGACTCCATGATCGAGCCGCTGATCGACCTCGTCGGCCTGATCCCGCAGGGCAACGACGACCGGCAGCTGGACAGCTCCGTCGAGGCGGCCCTGCACCTGGTCCGGGCGACCGACCTGCTTGCCCAGCAGCAGGCGCAGGTCAACACCTTCCTGGTGTCGGAACTGCCATTCACCAGCGACGAGTTCCGGTCGGTGCTGAGCACAGACGCCGAACGCAGCAACGAGCTCGACCAGTTTGACAAGGCCGCCTCGCAGTCCCAGAAGACGCTGTATGAGCAGGCACTCGACCCACGCACCAACGGCGACGTTTTCAACACCCTGAAGAACACCGACCGAGTGCTCAACTCGACGGTCGGCCAGCCGCTCAACGACGGGCAGATCGACCAGATCGAGTCGACCAAGTGGCTGCAGAACACCCGCGCCATGATTACGGTCAGCTACAGCGTCGCCGACGGAATGCTGGACCAGATCAACTCGCGGGTAGGCGTCCTGCGGAGCGGCATCCAGCGGCAGGCGATCCTCTCCGCCCTGTTCACCGTCCTGATCCTGGCAGCCGCTCTGACCATCACCCTGGTGGTCGCGCAGTCGCTGATCCGCCCGCTGTTCGCGCTGCGAACCGCGGCCCTCGACATCGCCGAGCGAAGACTGCCCGACGCCGTCCGAAGACTGCGAGACTCGTCCGACCAGGTGATCGACGACGAGGTCGAGACGGTCGGTATCGATACCGACGAGGAAATCGGCGAGGTCGCCCGGGCGTTCGACCAGGTCCACCACGAGGCGGTCCGGCTGGCGTCCGAGCAGGCCGTGCTGCGGAACAACGCCAACGCGATGTTCGTGAACCTGTCGCGGCGCTCCCAGGGCCTCGTCGAGCGCCAGCTGCGCCTCATCGACGATCTGGAGAACCGCGAGCAGGACCCGGACCAGCTCGCCAACCTGTTCAAGCTGGACCACCTCGCCACCCGAATGCGGCGGAACAACGAGAGCCTCCTGGTTCTCGCCGGTACCGACACCGCCCGGCGCTGGACCCACCCGGTCCCGCTCAACGAGGTCGTCCTCGCCGCCATCTCCGAGGTCGAGCAGTACACCCGCGTCAAGCAGACGACCGCCGCTCCGGTGTCGATCGCCGGCAACGGTGTCAGCGACGTCGTCCACCTGATCGCGGAACTGCTGGAGAACGCGACCTCGTACTCCCCGCCGGCGACCGACGTTGTCGTCACCAGCCACTCCCTCGGCCCCGGCGCCGGCGCCATGATCGAGATCGTCGACATGGGTATCGGCATGCCGGCGAAGGACCTGGAACGGGTCAACGAGCGGCTCGCGAACCCGCCGGTCGTGGACGTCTCCGTGTCCCGGACGATGGGTCTGTTCGCGGTCGGCCGGCTGGCCAGCCGGCACGGCATCCGAGTCCAGCTGCGTGAGTCGCCGTCCCGCGGCATCACCGCCGTGATCCGGCTGCCAGCCAAGCTGGTCACCGGCGACACCGTGGGTGCCGGGACGGGTCCAGGCGCACAGCGTCCGGGCGCGCCGGCCGCCATCAGCCGGCCGGGTCCGGATACCGGGTCCCGCCCGGGCTTCGCCGGGATCTCCGGTCCCGGCTCGGGGCGCCCGGAGCTGGACGCCGGCCCCGGTGGCCCCGGGACCGGCCCGGTCCGTCATCAGGCCTTCGGCGGCGGCCCGCAGCAGTTCGGCCTCGGCCAGGAGAACGGCCGCGGGCGGCCGCAGCCAGACGGGTACGACGAGCCGGACGAGCGCTTCGGCCCGCCGAGCGGCGCGCTGCCCGCCATCGACTCCGGTCGGTTCGGGCCTCCACCGCTGGCGATCGGCCCCGGTAGCCAGCAGGGACCTGGCGGCCAGCAGGGACCTGGCGGCCCGCGTACCGGCCCAGTGCCGCTGCCGGCTCGTGACCAGCAGCCTCGGTACACCGAGGAGGACACTCAGCGGTTCGGCGCCTTCCCGGGCACCCAGCCGCCGACGGACCCGCATCAGCAGCGCGGCTACCAGCCCGAGCGCGAAGAGCCGAGGTTCGACGAGCCCCGGTACGAGGTGCCTCAGTTCGAGGAGCCCCGGTTCGACGAGCCCGGGCACGACGACCGGCGTGGCCCGCGGACGGGCCCGGTCGACCCGCGCGAGTCGTGGAGCGGCGAGTTCCCGGTGCAGCGTCCGGTCAGCCCGGACTCGCTCGACCACACCGGCCCGATGCAGCGCCCGGGCACCAGCCCCATTCCGATGCCGGACCGCGCCCGCCAGGCCGACAACGGCTACCAGGGCGACAGCGGTTACCGGGACAGCAGCGGCTATCAGGACGACGGCTACCAGCGCGATGCCGGCTATCAGAACGGCGCGGGCTACCGCGGGCCGGCGCAGGCCGACCCGCAGGAGAACGTGTTCGCTCGCCCGGCGCACCGCCCGGAGCCGGAGCCCGTGGACGTGCCCCGACCGCGCTGGGAGGAGCCGGCGACTGGCGGCTACGCCCGGCCGCGGCCTGAGGACACCGGCGAGCTCTACGTCGGCGAGGGCGAGGACGTCGACACCACGCCGATCTTCGACTCGGTCTCGGCCTGGTTCCAGCGCCGTTCGCCGGACGACGAGCCTCGGCGGGCGCCGGACCCAGTGGTCGAGTCGACCCCGCCGGCAGCGTTCACCGCTCCTCGCGCGTCCGCGGGCATGCGGGTGATGGGCAACGGCGGGCTGGGTGACGGCCAGCTACACCGGCCGGAACCGGCGCCGGCCCCGGCCCAGATGCCGATGCGCCCGGCCGCGAGCCTGCGCACGGACAACGGGACGGGTGGCGGTACCGGCCCGAGCACCGGTGGTCTCAACGGAGGCGGCTATCGTCAGCCGGCCGCCTACGCGGAGCAGCAGACCGGGCCGCGCGCGGCCGAGCCGCCGCTGCCGGTCCGCGGCGTCGAGCCATCGCTGCCCGTGCGTGGCGCTGATGCGCCGCTGCCGGTTCGCGGTGGCGGCGAGCCTCGCTCGTGGGAGTCGGCCGGCGACGCTGGTTGGCAGGCCGCGGAGGCGCTGCGGCAGCCGGCTGACGGGTCGCAGGCGTCCACGACCAAGTCGGGCCTGCCGCTGCGGGTGCCGATGACGCACCTCATCCCCGGCAGCGCAGAACCAGCCAGTAATCGTAAGCCCCCGCCGCGGCCAGCCGACGCCGCGACCAGGTCTCCCGAAGCGGTTGGCGGACGTCTCGCCAGCTTCTACCAGGGTGTCCGGCAGGGACGGGACATGGGTGCCGAAACGAGAAGCGCCCGCCGCGACGGGCAGGAGGAACGGTGA
- a CDS encoding GuaB3 family IMP dehydrogenase-related protein gives MAEVEIGIGKSARVGYDLAAVGIVPSRRTRDPADVSLAWQVDAYHFDLPIVAAAADAVTSPDSAITVGKLGGLGVLHVEGLWTRHEDPLPLVAELAGLPQAVATGRLRELYRAPIRPELIAERVGQVRDAGLVTAAALRPQKVRALSADLLAAQADLLVIHGPAVSAEHQSTRTEPLNLKRFIGDLDMPVLVGGCASFSTALHLMRTGAAGVIVGVGTGGGDANRAELGIGVPLATAIADAAGARMRYLDESGGRYVHVIAHGDLRTGGDIAKAVACGADAVMVDRVLAGATDAPGQGGMWSMDVLHSDLPRGGWQPVEQAGTLEQLLVGPDQGGAASTVSLAGALRAAMATTGYASLKEFQKAEIMLSAAAVQPSR, from the coding sequence TTGGCTGAGGTTGAGATCGGTATCGGTAAGAGCGCGCGGGTCGGGTACGACCTGGCGGCGGTCGGGATCGTCCCGTCCCGGCGGACGCGCGACCCAGCGGACGTCTCGCTGGCCTGGCAGGTGGACGCGTACCACTTCGACCTGCCGATCGTCGCGGCGGCCGCCGACGCCGTCACCTCGCCCGACTCCGCCATCACCGTCGGGAAGCTCGGCGGGCTCGGGGTGCTGCACGTCGAGGGGCTCTGGACCCGGCACGAGGACCCGCTGCCGCTGGTCGCCGAGCTGGCCGGCCTGCCCCAGGCGGTCGCGACCGGCCGGCTGCGCGAGCTCTACCGGGCACCGATCCGCCCCGAGCTGATCGCGGAGCGGGTCGGCCAGGTCCGGGACGCGGGCCTGGTCACCGCGGCGGCGCTGCGGCCACAGAAGGTCAGGGCGCTGAGCGCCGACCTGCTCGCCGCCCAGGCCGACCTGCTCGTCATCCACGGCCCGGCGGTCTCCGCCGAGCACCAGTCGACCCGAACCGAACCGCTGAACCTCAAGCGCTTCATCGGCGACCTGGACATGCCGGTCCTGGTGGGTGGATGTGCTTCGTTCTCGACCGCGCTGCACCTGATGCGCACCGGCGCCGCCGGCGTGATCGTCGGGGTCGGCACCGGTGGCGGCGACGCGAACCGCGCCGAGCTCGGGATCGGCGTGCCGCTGGCGACCGCGATCGCCGACGCCGCCGGCGCCCGGATGCGCTACCTGGACGAGTCGGGCGGCCGGTACGTCCACGTCATCGCGCACGGCGACCTGCGAACCGGCGGGGACATCGCCAAGGCCGTCGCCTGCGGCGCCGACGCCGTGATGGTCGATCGGGTTCTCGCCGGCGCCACGGACGCGCCAGGGCAGGGCGGCATGTGGTCGATGGACGTGCTGCACTCGGACCTGCCGCGCGGCGGCTGGCAGCCGGTCGAGCAGGCCGGCACGCTCGAGCAGCTTCTTGTCGGGCCGGACCAGGGCGGCGCGGCGAGCACGGTCAGCCTCGCCGGCGCGCTGCGGGCCGCGATGGCCACCACCGGCTACGCCAGTCTGAAGGAGTTCCAGAAGGCCGAGATCATGCTTTCGGCCGCGGCGGTCCAGCCGTCGCGCTGA
- a CDS encoding roadblock/LC7 domain-containing protein has protein sequence MSAEAQNLNWLINNFVDRVPGVAHTVVVSADGLLLAVSDGFPRDRADQLAAVSSGLVSLTQGAARVFEAGLVTQTVVEMEHGFLFIMAISDGASMAVLAAPSCDIGLVGYEMALLVSRAKAVLTPALRQELQGTLPR, from the coding sequence GTGAGCGCCGAGGCGCAGAACCTGAACTGGCTGATCAACAATTTCGTCGACCGGGTTCCAGGTGTGGCGCACACCGTCGTGGTCTCCGCGGACGGTCTCCTGTTGGCCGTTTCGGACGGCTTCCCGAGGGACCGTGCCGACCAGTTGGCCGCGGTCTCGTCCGGTCTGGTCAGCCTGACCCAGGGGGCTGCGCGCGTCTTCGAGGCCGGCCTGGTCACCCAGACGGTCGTCGAGATGGAGCATGGCTTCCTCTTTATTATGGCGATCAGTGACGGGGCGAGCATGGCGGTGCTGGCCGCACCGTCGTGCGACATCGGCCTGGTCGGCTACGAGATGGCACTGCTGGTCAGCCGGGCCAAGGCGGTCCTGACGCCCGCGCTGCGCCAGGAGCTGCAAGGGACGCTCCCACGATGA
- a CDS encoding DUF742 domain-containing protein, with protein sequence MTGGRTRSRYELAIEALVITTQYGEERVIGLSLEQQSIAAMCRQVRSVAEIAAGLRVPLGVARVLVGDMADEGFVRVHQQPDRDEAPDLALLERVLSGLRKL encoded by the coding sequence ATGACCGGGGGCCGGACCCGGTCGCGCTACGAGCTCGCCATCGAGGCGCTCGTCATCACCACCCAGTACGGCGAGGAACGCGTGATCGGGCTCAGCCTTGAGCAGCAGTCCATCGCTGCGATGTGCCGCCAGGTCCGTTCAGTGGCCGAGATCGCCGCCGGCCTGCGAGTGCCGCTCGGAGTCGCGAGGGTGCTCGTCGGCGACATGGCGGACGAGGGCTTCGTCCGCGTACACCAGCAGCCGGACCGCGACGAGGCGCCGGATCTCGCGTTGCTCGAAAGGGTTCTCAGTGGCCTACGAAAGCTCTGA
- a CDS encoding ABC transporter substrate-binding protein yields the protein MRRSDRLTGKKRPNGTSAAGVAAAGQPRLAVATTPSATSQASADSTPTAASAAAPSDASAAAGPGSDRGFRFVDRRALLRLAGTAAVVAPATSLLAACTGSKGSSGVRPVRIGMVTPQSGALSSFASADLFVTDHMTTWFKDHGGIAVGNSTHPVQIFVRDSQSTFARAAKATTQLIYEDKVDIVLVDATSDTVNPVADQCEVAGVPCISTMSPWESWYFSRGGDVTLKNPFNWTFHFFAGLNDYYQAYASMWGDRVSTDRTVGALWPNSVDGQWFSHPKLPFRQGLDNNWKLVNPKLLDGKGSQQDYLYQPGTKDFTQVIAAFQAGKVEIVTGILDEADFAQFERNANSMSFQPKIITISKAAMFDNDLRTIGAQVSNNLTTELFWSDSSPNRSFVTNQPSKDLGDQYRASNGRQTTPQQLGASMALFDVAAQALSAVNSIDDRKSIATALKSLTARTILGDVKFGAREGLPQNVATIPLNGAQWRWHQDSYSFDLVQVNSSGNNALPNQGQLGAITYDT from the coding sequence ATGCGCAGGTCTGACCGCCTTACGGGTAAGAAGCGACCGAACGGCACTTCTGCTGCCGGGGTCGCCGCCGCGGGCCAGCCGAGGCTGGCCGTCGCCACCACGCCCAGTGCGACGAGCCAGGCCAGCGCAGACTCCACCCCGACCGCCGCCAGCGCCGCCGCCCCGAGCGACGCCTCCGCCGCGGCCGGCCCAGGGTCCGACAGAGGCTTCCGGTTCGTCGACAGACGGGCGCTGCTGCGGCTTGCCGGCACCGCCGCGGTCGTCGCGCCGGCGACGAGCCTGCTGGCCGCCTGCACCGGCTCCAAGGGGTCGAGCGGCGTGCGGCCGGTCCGGATCGGCATGGTCACGCCTCAGTCGGGCGCGCTCAGCTCGTTCGCCTCCGCGGACCTGTTCGTGACCGACCATATGACCACCTGGTTCAAGGACCACGGTGGCATCGCCGTCGGCAACTCCACGCATCCGGTTCAGATCTTCGTCCGCGACAGCCAGTCGACCTTCGCTCGTGCCGCCAAGGCCACGACGCAGCTCATCTACGAGGACAAGGTCGACATCGTCCTGGTCGACGCGACCTCCGACACGGTGAACCCGGTCGCGGACCAGTGCGAGGTAGCTGGCGTGCCGTGCATCTCGACGATGTCGCCCTGGGAGTCGTGGTACTTCTCGCGCGGCGGCGACGTGACCCTGAAGAACCCCTTCAACTGGACCTTCCACTTCTTCGCCGGCCTCAATGACTACTACCAGGCCTATGCGTCGATGTGGGGCGACCGGGTCTCGACGGACCGGACCGTCGGGGCGCTGTGGCCGAACAGCGTCGACGGGCAGTGGTTCTCCCACCCCAAGCTGCCGTTCCGCCAGGGCCTCGACAACAACTGGAAGCTGGTGAACCCGAAGCTGCTGGACGGCAAGGGTAGCCAGCAGGATTACCTCTACCAGCCGGGCACCAAGGACTTCACCCAGGTGATCGCGGCGTTCCAGGCCGGGAAGGTCGAGATCGTCACCGGCATCCTCGACGAGGCGGACTTCGCGCAGTTCGAGCGTAACGCGAACTCGATGAGCTTCCAGCCGAAGATCATCACGATCTCCAAGGCCGCGATGTTCGACAACGACCTGCGCACCATCGGCGCCCAGGTCAGTAACAACCTCACGACCGAGCTGTTCTGGTCGGACAGCAGCCCGAACCGCAGCTTCGTGACGAACCAGCCGTCGAAGGACCTCGGCGACCAGTACCGCGCGTCGAACGGCCGGCAGACCACGCCCCAGCAGCTCGGCGCGTCGATGGCACTGTTCGACGTCGCCGCGCAGGCTCTCAGCGCCGTCAACTCGATCGACGACCGGAAGTCGATCGCCACCGCACTGAAGAGCCTTACCGCGCGGACGATCCTGGGCGACGTCAAGTTCGGCGCCCGCGAGGGCCTGCCGCAGAACGTGGCCACCATCCCGCTGAACGGCGCGCAGTGGCGCTGGCACCAGGACAGCTACAGCTTCGATCTGGTGCAGGTGAACAGCAGCGGCAACAACGCGCTGCCGAACCAGGGCCAGCTCGGCGCGATCACCTACGACACCTAG